A region of Dermochelys coriacea isolate rDerCor1 chromosome 1, rDerCor1.pri.v4, whole genome shotgun sequence DNA encodes the following proteins:
- the DBX2 gene encoding homeobox protein DBX2 has translation MLPTALGWGVAGSAALLDLPAPPGSGNLGKSFLIENLLRAAPPSLARPLPGPLTLRTAAEPASPAGGPGPARWACPRLPLSAVASGGLPARAPDRAGILPPAATVLSKHFFLRAPPFYSACCGGSCQHPVSPTAFPREESVLPLLTQDSNSKTRRGILRRAVFSEDQRRALEKMFQKQKYISKTDRKKLAINLGLKETQVKIWFQNRRMKWRNSKEKEVLSNRCLQEEGLQENYLSRSTLNFTSPCPSIWEVSQQQASPRWRENSPESSERLNNRNSAQPPQGAESFQGTLYLYPEQDTGDQAVTLSV, from the exons ATGCTGCCCACCGCCCTGGGCTGGGGCGTCGCGGGCTCCGCGGCGCTGCTCGACCTACCGGCGCCGCCGGGCTCCGGCAACCTGGGCAAAAGTTTCCTGATCGAGAACTTGCTGCGGGCGGCCCCGCCGAGCCTCGCCCGGCCCCTCCCCGGCCCGCTCACGCTGCGCACGGCGGCGGAACCAGCCAGCCCCGCGGGGGGCCCCGGGCCGGCCCGATGGGCTTGTCCCCGCCTTCCCCTCTCCGCCGTGGCCAGCGGCGGGCTGCCAGCGCGGGCCCCGGACAGAGCCGGCATCCTCCCTCCTGCAGCCACAG TTCtttccaaacatttttttctccgaGCCCCACCATTCTACTCAGCATGCTGCGGTGGGTCCTGTCAGCACCCTGTATCCCCCACTGCTTTTCCAA GAGAGGAAAGCGTTCTGCCTCTGTTGACCCAGGACTCCAACTCCAAAACCCGGAGAGGTATTTTAAGAAGAGCTGTCTTTTCTGAAGACCAGAGAAGAGCTTTGGAGAAGATGTTTCAGAAACAGAAGTATATCAGCAAAACAGACAGAAAGAAACTCGCCATTAACCTGGGTCTGAAAGAGACACAG GTGAAAATTTGGTTTCAGAACCGAAGGATGAAATGGCGAAACTCCAAAGAAAAAGAAGTGCTTTCAAACAGGTGCCTCCAAGAAGAGGGTCTTCAAGAGAACTACCTCTCAAGATCCACTCTGAATTTTACTTCCCCATGTCCTTCTATATGGGAAGTGTCTCAACAGCAGGCAAGTCCAAGATGGAGGGAGAATTCTCCAGAATCTTCAGAAAGACTGAATAATAGAAATAGCGCACAGCCACCTCAAGGAGCAGAATCATTTCAGGGCACATTGTATTTGTACCCTGAACAAGACACTGGAGACCAGGCAGTTACATTATCAGTATAA